In Candidatus Cloacimonadota bacterium, the following proteins share a genomic window:
- a CDS encoding prepilin peptidase — protein sequence MTLLIAIIIAVLGAVLGSFFNVLIDRVPRGESVVNPPSHCTSCGKQLPPGQNIPIYTYLAQKGKCRSCGAKIPWHHLAVEIATPLLFLALFLVYGVESLSFWKFTVMFGFLIPIFFIDAFHKIIPLVLSVPMVVAGLVLGFIQSGYDFMNFFWVYLLPALGLFALLYLLALAWEKFFHKEGLGGGDVILIPAVAAFFGAIHIPFVILLACLMGILYFLLFIRKPEQAFAFGNFIALAAVIWALAGEPLMRSVGLI from the coding sequence TTGACACTGCTCATTGCGATCATCATTGCTGTCCTGGGCGCTGTCCTGGGCAGTTTTTTTAACGTCCTGATCGACCGCGTCCCCCGCGGCGAATCCGTGGTGAATCCCCCTTCGCACTGCACTTCCTGCGGCAAGCAACTGCCTCCGGGGCAAAACATCCCCATCTACACCTATCTCGCCCAGAAGGGCAAATGCCGGTCCTGCGGCGCGAAGATCCCCTGGCATCACCTGGCGGTGGAGATCGCCACTCCGCTGCTTTTCCTGGCTTTATTCCTGGTTTACGGGGTGGAAAGCCTCAGCTTCTGGAAATTCACGGTGATGTTCGGCTTTTTGATCCCCATCTTTTTCATCGACGCCTTCCACAAGATCATTCCGCTGGTGCTCTCGGTGCCGATGGTGGTTGCGGGTCTGGTGCTTGGTTTCATCCAGAGCGGCTACGACTTCATGAACTTCTTTTGGGTGTATCTGCTGCCGGCTTTGGGGCTGTTCGCGCTGCTCTATCTGCTGGCGCTGGCCTGGGAAAAGTTTTTCCACAAAGAGGGGCTGGGCGGCGGCGACGTGATCCTGATCCCCGCGGTGGCGGCCTTTTTTGGCGCGATCCACATCCCCTTCGTGATCCTGCTGGCCTGCCTGATGGGCATCCTCTATTTCCTGCTCTTCATCCGCAAGCCGGAGCAAGCCTTCGCCTTCGGCAACTTCATCGCCCTCGCGGCCGTGATCTGGGCCCTGGCCGGCGAACCCCTGATGCGCTCAGTGGGGCTGATCTGA
- a CDS encoding 2Fe-2S iron-sulfur cluster binding domain-containing protein, protein MLQTILKDIGLLTGISGVLAILLVIAERWLNNYGDCMISINGKRDLTVKGGNTLLNSLSEKQVFLPSACGGRGSCGACKCKVLEGGGLLLPTEKPFLSQAELADGIRLSCQVKVKTDLAIQIPESIFNIRKFSSVISEIVDYTYDIKGVTFKLDEGESIDFKAGQYVQLLTEPYGKVKQRVSRAYSISSKPELQHSIQLIIRLVPEGLCTTWVHNHLQLGDRVNFTGPYGDFYLRDTEADILFVAGGSGKAPIKSMLEHLQVVGTKRKMTYFFGARTPRDLYLTEEMKAFEQVFPDFRYEPVLSHAEPGDNWQGKTGYVMPYFKDAIRDTGNTEAYLCGSPGMINAVTKGLTDLGVPVEKIYYDSFG, encoded by the coding sequence ATGCTACAGACCATCCTGAAAGACATTGGCTTACTCACCGGGATCAGCGGGGTGCTGGCCATCCTGCTGGTGATCGCCGAACGCTGGCTGAACAACTATGGCGACTGCATGATCAGCATCAACGGCAAGCGCGACCTCACCGTGAAAGGCGGCAACACGCTGCTGAACTCCCTCAGCGAAAAACAGGTGTTCCTGCCCTCCGCCTGCGGGGGACGCGGAAGCTGCGGCGCCTGCAAATGCAAGGTGCTGGAAGGCGGCGGACTACTGCTGCCCACGGAGAAACCTTTCCTCAGCCAGGCTGAACTGGCCGACGGAATTCGCCTCAGCTGCCAGGTGAAAGTCAAAACCGACCTCGCCATCCAAATCCCGGAAAGTATCTTCAACATCCGCAAATTCTCCTCCGTGATCAGCGAGATAGTCGATTACACCTACGATATCAAGGGCGTCACCTTCAAACTGGACGAGGGCGAGAGCATCGATTTCAAGGCCGGGCAGTATGTCCAACTGCTCACCGAACCCTACGGCAAGGTGAAACAGCGCGTGTCCCGGGCCTATTCGATCTCGTCCAAACCCGAGCTCCAGCACAGCATCCAGCTGATCATCCGCCTGGTGCCGGAAGGGCTCTGCACCACCTGGGTGCACAACCACCTCCAGCTGGGCGACCGCGTTAACTTCACCGGGCCTTACGGGGATTTCTATCTGCGGGACACAGAAGCGGACATTCTCTTTGTGGCCGGCGGATCCGGCAAAGCGCCCATCAAATCGATGCTGGAGCATCTGCAGGTGGTGGGCACCAAGCGCAAAATGACCTATTTCTTCGGCGCCCGCACCCCCAGGGACCTCTATCTCACCGAGGAGATGAAGGCCTTCGAACAGGTCTTCCCGGATTTCCGCTACGAACCTGTGCTCTCCCATGCCGAGCCGGGCGACAACTGGCAGGGTAAAACCGGCTATGTGATGCCGTACTTCAAAGACGCCATCCGCGATACCGGGAACACCGAGGCCTATCTCTGCGGCAGCCCCGGCATGATCAACGCCGTCACCAAGGGTCTCACCGATCTGGGCGTGCCCGTGGAAAAAATCTACTATGACAGTTTTGGATGA
- a CDS encoding NADH:ubiquinone reductase (Na(+)-transporting) subunit E (Part of the NQR complex which consists of NqrA, NqrB, NqrC, NqrD, NqrE and NqrF; NQR complex catalyzes the reduction of ubiquinone-1 to ubiquinol by two successive reactions, coupled with the transport of Na(+) ions from the cytoplasm to the periplasm; NqrE is probably involved in the second step, the conversion of ubisemiquinone to ubiquinol.), which translates to MDISAFLLFWAAIFTSNILLTNFLGMCSYLSVSKEVESSLGLGIAVTFVLVFTTGLNWLAYRYLLVPFGIEYLQYIVFIIIIAAFVQLLELLIERYVPALYYTLGIFLPLITVNCAIFGVSLFMVIRDYSFIQSLAYGLGSGLGWLLAILMLAGIRGRLREKMVPQGLQGAGISLIITGIMALAFIGFSGIAPIQ; encoded by the coding sequence ATGGACATCTCTGCTTTTCTGCTGTTCTGGGCGGCGATCTTCACCAGCAACATCCTGCTCACCAACTTTCTGGGCATGTGTTCCTACCTCTCGGTTTCCAAAGAGGTGGAATCCTCTCTGGGACTGGGGATCGCGGTAACCTTCGTGCTGGTGTTCACCACCGGACTGAACTGGCTGGCCTACCGCTACCTGTTGGTGCCCTTCGGCATCGAATACCTGCAATACATCGTGTTCATCATCATCATCGCGGCTTTCGTGCAGCTGCTGGAACTACTGATCGAGCGCTACGTGCCCGCCCTCTATTACACTTTGGGCATCTTTCTGCCGCTGATCACGGTGAATTGCGCCATCTTCGGCGTCAGCCTCTTCATGGTGATCCGCGATTACAGCTTCATCCAGTCGCTGGCCTACGGCCTGGGCAGCGGCCTGGGCTGGCTGCTGGCCATTTTGATGCTGGCCGGCATCCGCGGCAGGCTGAGGGAGAAAATGGTGCCCCAGGGCCTGCAGGGGGCGGGGATCAGCCTCATCATCACCGGGATCATGGCCCTGGCCTTCATCGGTTTTTCCGGCATAGCGCCCATCCAATAA
- a CDS encoding NADH:ubiquinone reductase (Na(+)-transporting) subunit D — translation MTRKEIFVTSAFRENSVWKQILGICSSLAVTNLMLNSLIMGIGVIFALALSSLTVSLIREYTPRSVRMIAQTLIMAAYVIMVDILLKAFLPEISKQLGPYVGLIITNCILMGRLEAFASKNPPLDSVVDGIGAGIGYTLVLLALSFVRELFGFGTLFGMRIFGSWWTNWSIMVMAPSAFFLLALLIWIVNTKYYKAG, via the coding sequence ATGACGCGCAAAGAGATATTTGTAACCAGCGCTTTCAGGGAAAACTCCGTCTGGAAGCAGATATTGGGCATCTGTTCGTCGCTGGCGGTAACCAATCTGATGCTGAACAGCCTGATCATGGGGATCGGGGTGATCTTCGCGCTGGCGCTTTCCAGCCTCACAGTTTCGCTGATCCGCGAATACACCCCCCGCAGCGTGCGCATGATCGCCCAGACCCTGATCATGGCAGCCTACGTGATCATGGTGGACATCCTCCTCAAAGCTTTTCTGCCTGAGATCAGCAAACAGCTGGGGCCCTACGTCGGCCTGATCATCACCAACTGCATCCTGATGGGGCGGTTGGAAGCCTTCGCCTCCAAAAACCCGCCCCTGGATTCGGTGGTGGACGGCATCGGGGCCGGCATCGGCTACACCCTGGTGCTGCTGGCGCTCTCGTTCGTGCGGGAGCTTTTCGGCTTCGGCACCCTGTTCGGGATGAGGATCTTTGGCTCCTGGTGGACGAACTGGAGCATCATGGTGATGGCTCCCAGCGCCTTCTTCCTGCTGGCGCTGCTGATCTGGATCGTGAACACCAAATACTACAAGGCGGGTTAA
- a CDS encoding FMN-binding protein, which yields MANETSFRDRPVYPVLFILLLSVVFVGILALMFRSNEPRIDRQRREAYEKAVLALCADSLASLSGSSAAQIMAAYPGSFTQYLGREEGFARPAFAAKVDGKLIAYVFDITGKGLWGTMRALAATTPDLQTLLGINVYEQVETPGLGGRIEEEWFTSQFERKRVLEAGGAVELELVPEGQAELGPAQIRQITGATITSKAVTDMLGSELSRVAGSLREESK from the coding sequence ATGGCAAATGAGACCAGCTTTCGGGACAGGCCGGTTTACCCGGTGCTGTTCATCCTGCTTCTGAGCGTTGTCTTCGTGGGCATCCTGGCCCTGATGTTCCGCAGCAACGAGCCCCGCATCGACAGGCAAAGGCGCGAGGCCTATGAAAAGGCCGTTCTGGCGCTCTGCGCGGACAGCCTGGCCAGCCTCAGCGGGTCCAGCGCGGCCCAGATCATGGCCGCCTATCCGGGCAGTTTCACGCAATATCTGGGCAGGGAAGAGGGCTTCGCCCGCCCCGCCTTCGCCGCGAAAGTGGACGGGAAGCTGATCGCCTATGTCTTCGACATCACGGGGAAAGGCCTCTGGGGAACCATGCGGGCCCTGGCGGCCACCACTCCGGACCTGCAGACCCTGCTGGGGATCAACGTTTACGAACAGGTGGAAACCCCGGGCCTGGGCGGACGCATCGAGGAAGAGTGGTTCACCTCCCAGTTTGAACGCAAGCGGGTGCTGGAAGCCGGCGGCGCGGTGGAGCTGGAACTGGTGCCGGAAGGCCAGGCGGAACTCGGGCCCGCGCAGATCCGCCAGATCACCGGGGCCACCATCACCAGCAAGGCCGTTACCGACATGCTGGGCAGTGAACTGTCCCGCGTGGCCGGATCCCTCAGGGAGGAAAGCAAATGA